In uncultured Methanobacterium sp., a genomic segment contains:
- the cbiM gene encoding cobalt transporter CbiM, which produces MHIPDGFIPLWQCAIYYVILIVALYFAQKWARENLDEKAVPLLAVLAAGIFAIMSMNMPIPFGTSGHMVGGALVAIVFCAPEAAIIVFTLVLLVQGLFFGDGGITALGANVLNMGIIGGFVGLYTFKGLRKPIGKYPAIFIASWLAIFLAAEAVAVEMWLAGTFPLVAGLASMGIYHAFIGIIEGVLTVVVIMALEKLRPDLLAWNREKKIGEPKSETGEVTAK; this is translated from the coding sequence ATGCATATACCAGATGGTTTTATTCCTTTGTGGCAATGCGCTATCTACTACGTTATACTTATAGTAGCATTGTACTTCGCCCAAAAATGGGCAAGGGAAAATCTTGATGAAAAAGCTGTTCCATTACTAGCAGTTTTAGCCGCCGGTATATTTGCCATAATGTCCATGAACATGCCCATACCATTTGGTACCAGTGGACACATGGTAGGCGGAGCTTTAGTAGCTATTGTATTCTGCGCCCCAGAGGCAGCAATTATTGTATTCACTCTTGTACTACTGGTACAGGGTCTGTTCTTTGGAGACGGAGGCATAACCGCGTTGGGTGCTAATGTACTTAACATGGGAATTATAGGCGGTTTTGTAGGACTTTACACCTTTAAAGGACTGAGAAAACCAATAGGAAAATACCCTGCAATATTCATTGCATCATGGTTGGCTATCTTCTTGGCAGCCGAAGCTGTTGCTGTGGAAATGTGGCTGGCTGGAACTTTCCCACTAGTAGCTGGACTGGCATCAATGGGAATATACCACGCATTCATAGGTATTATTGAAGGTGTGTTAACCGTAGTAGTAATCATGGCTCTGGAAAAATTAAGACCTGATCTGCTTGCCTGGAACCGGGAAAAAAAGATTGGTGAACCTAAATCTGAAACCGGTGAGGTGACTGCCAAATGA
- a CDS encoding GNAT family N-acetyltransferase produces the protein MSYFEIKRLQEEHLAQYDVEEFLFKMIKAEYGYGFVPEYHQDIIDLEKYYLHPERNNFFLAIDPHTEKVIGTLGIRAYDKDFPLFKNIYNSQNTASIWRVFVEKSWRRNKVASTLVHCAEDFCQRRDYEKVYLHTHKTVTGSLDFWVSIGYLVVSDTENHLKTVHMEKKLGNNISVSDANEAIVTNKIKM, from the coding sequence ATGAGCTACTTTGAAATAAAAAGGCTCCAAGAAGAGCATCTTGCCCAGTACGATGTTGAAGAATTCCTTTTTAAAATGATCAAAGCAGAATACGGTTATGGCTTTGTTCCAGAATACCACCAGGACATAATAGATCTGGAAAAATATTATCTCCATCCAGAAAGAAACAACTTTTTCCTGGCCATAGACCCCCATACTGAAAAAGTTATAGGAACACTGGGTATTCGAGCTTATGATAAAGATTTTCCCCTTTTTAAAAACATTTACAATTCCCAGAATACTGCCAGCATATGGAGGGTTTTTGTGGAAAAATCCTGGCGCAGGAATAAAGTGGCATCAACATTAGTTCACTGTGCAGAAGATTTCTGTCAGAGGAGGGATTATGAAAAAGTGTACCTCCACACCCATAAAACAGTTACAGGTTCCCTAGATTTCTGGGTTTCCATTGGTTACCTCGTAGTATCAGACACTGAAAATCATCTTAAAACTGTTCATATGGAGAAAAAATTAGGGAATAATATCTCCGTAAGTGATGCTAACGAAGCAATTGTTACCAATAAAATAAAAATGTGA
- a CDS encoding nicotianamine synthase family protein: MSCYKYWDKIKEIANSLKGYGDYTVDEMPLDEIIPLLDSVEEIAHDQEIDFDSAKHILDDEKMNEALQLIRKFYVGLGARLETENARSILKSDDPWKTLESFHFYQRYQGLLRNENQLVKFTSEQKVVFIGGGPLPLTLILLNKIFKARCVSVEVLPEVAELSRKVIEKLGLESEIEVVLGDETSLRNIDYTVVMVAALAEPKERVFANVWEAVDTVTPVLYRTYTGMRAILYSPVTEKATRGFHKEVMILPTGKVNNTSVLIRKVV; encoded by the coding sequence ATGAGTTGTTATAAATACTGGGATAAAATAAAAGAAATTGCAAATTCCCTTAAAGGGTATGGGGATTATACAGTGGATGAAATGCCTCTGGATGAGATCATCCCTCTCCTGGATTCTGTGGAAGAAATTGCCCATGATCAGGAGATTGATTTTGATTCTGCCAAACACATCTTAGATGATGAAAAGATGAACGAGGCACTCCAATTAATCAGAAAGTTCTATGTGGGGTTAGGGGCCAGACTGGAAACTGAAAATGCTAGATCAATTTTAAAATCAGATGATCCATGGAAAACACTGGAATCATTCCACTTCTACCAGCGATACCAGGGTCTTTTAAGAAACGAAAACCAGTTGGTGAAATTCACCTCAGAACAGAAGGTGGTTTTCATTGGTGGAGGGCCACTCCCCCTGACATTGATCCTATTAAATAAAATATTCAAAGCCCGGTGCGTGAGTGTGGAGGTATTGCCCGAGGTGGCAGAACTTTCCCGCAAGGTTATTGAAAAATTGGGACTGGAATCTGAGATAGAAGTGGTGCTGGGTGATGAAACCAGTTTACGGAATATTGATTACACTGTGGTAATGGTGGCAGCCCTGGCCGAACCCAAGGAAAGGGTATTTGCCAATGTCTGGGAAGCAGTGGATACAGTAACTCCCGTTCTATACAGGACCTACACAGGTATGAGGGCTATTCTCTATTCTCCAGTTACCGAGAAGGCCACCCGTGGATTCCACAAAGAAGTGATGATCCTTCCCACGGGTAAGGTTAACAACACCTCGGTTTTAATCCGGAAAGTTGTCTAA